In Castor canadensis chromosome 6, mCasCan1.hap1v2, whole genome shotgun sequence, the genomic window AGTGTACAAAAGAACTAGACAAAGAGCTAGATGAATATATGCATGGTGACAAAAAAGCAGAACCAAGGGAAGATGAAAATGGGCAAGGGCACCTCAAACGCAAACGACCCGTCAAAGAGAGACTGGGGTGCAGACCAGAAATGGACTATACAGGCCGGTATGAGCTCACTGAGGATGACTCTCACGAGAAGGTAGCTGATGAAATTTCTTTCAGGTGAGCATTGAAATTTCACCCACAAAAGAGTACTTAACCAAATACTTCTAATTATGGGAAATAATATAGATGCCAAACACATGATGCTCCTTTTTtgagtggtttttttgtttttgtttttgttttttaacttaagGAATTAACTGGCTTTATTTGGTGATATGAatacatttgtgttttcttaattttggaCAGAACTGACCTGACAGAATAATTTTGCAACTTTTATGAACTTTTAAGCAACTGACTACATTTAGTGCCATACTACTATTTAAGTGAAACAAATCTTTGTGACTTTGAGTGTTTTTAAGCATTTGTGACTTAAGAAATAACTTTACTAAGGCATTTTtaagtgttgattttttttgtagttaGTTTATCAAGTTCTACAACCATCACTTTTATCAACTTTTCCATAACCCAACAGGATCCCTTATATCCATATATCCATTTACACTAAGTTCCTGTTCTGATTCCCAGATAACTATTAATTCTACTTTCTATGTACATAAATTGCCTTTTCTGGACAAGTGGAATCATATACTATGTGGTTTTgtacctggcttctttcacttagtgaaGTGTTATTGGGTTGATTCATGTTTCAACTGGAATAATTCCTGTTTATTGTGTGTATATAGGTGTGTATATATCCATATTAGATGACATCCTACTTTTCCTGTTATGAGTAATGCTGTTATGAATCTTAGTGTGCAGATCTTTGAAcatatactttcatttcttttgggtaaatactGAGGAATACAGTTACTTGGTGGATGGTTAATTTATAGTTTATCTGTAAGTTCAAATTTTGATTAACTGTTCTTTAGTCCTAAGTCACTAGTCACAAATTTGAAAACAGACACGGTTGAAGGGTAATATGGCTGGTAGGAAAGCAAGTATTTTCTGGCAAGCACATCTCAACTCTAGAACTAGATTATTTAAATCCTGAGAAAGTTTGGAATTTGAATTCCAAAAAGGAATTTAGAAAGTTTGGAAACTAAAACTTTTactttgcagataaggaaacctAGGTCAAGTGATTATGTGGCTTGCCCAAGATCCCATATTTAGTTAGCATCAGACCTGGAGCCTACTCCAGTGCTCTTTCTACAGTAATGCACTGTCTCCTGTGGAGGAGAAACAAAGATTACCAGGTCTGATTAGGAACTGATGAGGTTTCTGCAGTATTAATTTTCCCTCATCTCTGGGGAGTGTGGGCTCTGGCTCCATTAGAATAGTTACTTAAGGTCCCTATGTTTTTAATCTCTCAATGGTGAAATGAAAATAAGTGTCTAACTCATAATGTTGAAAGAATTGACACAGTGCATAGGTGCTAAGGATTGTGCTTATTATGATCATAATCATAACAAACCATAAATACTagccatttctattttgttttgagacaagaggCCTGTGAGGGAAAGATCCTATCCATTTTAAAGCTCCCAGACATCTCTGAAATTAGGAAAGCTTTTAGGCATAGTAATTGAAAGCATAGCGTATATTTGTTACTTGTTTTGGCAAGAGTGGACTGGTTCTGTTTTGCATTTAGGCTTGCATTCACCTTGCTATACATGCACATTTACTCTGAAATCTGCCATAATCCAGTAAGGCAAATGAGAGGCCAAGTGCGACTTGAGATGGAACCTTGAGATCACTGTCTCCTTGCCTGATGGAAGAATACAATGTTCCTGTGTCAGTGACTCCAGGGTTAATTACTGAAGATTTAGAAGAGCAAAGATTATTAGAACAGGATTTTATTCTAGTTGAGAACTACCCTGGAGATTAAGGCAGATTTCATTAACAACAAATAAcaggtaaaaatttttttttttccttaccagGTTACAGGAACCAAAGAAAGATCTCATAGCTCGAGTAGTGAGGATAATTGGGAACAAAAAGGCAATTGAACTTCTAATGGAAACTGCTGAAGTCGAACAAAATGGTGGTCTTTTTATAATGGTAAGGCTGTTTATTGTAGCTGGTTTTGTATTGTTTGTCATGTAACTAAATGAATTTGCCTCTGTTggacctcttttccttttttttcatttttgtacataGCTCAGATTAGCCCCAAACTTTCAGTACTCTTGCTCTCAgtttcctgaatgctggaattataggtatgggCCACCACAGCCAGCCTCAGGCTAAAATTTTAAGACAGCAATCTAGAAGAAACCTGAAAGCTCAAATTAAGTGAGCTTTGACTAATTTATTTGATTATCGTCTAAGTATAAAATGGTACACACAAAGTACTTAAACACAGTGACTAGCACTTAGTCATGATGAACATTGTTACTTTGGGTTCCTGTAATTCATGCATTCTTGAAGAAGGGGTAGAGAAATCCCCAAAACTTTTTAGGTTATAAAGACGTGTATTAATACTTATCTGGGAATCAGAACAGGGAAGCCAGGCACCAtgattcatacctataatcctagctgatcaTGAAGATcggagttcgaagccagcccaggcaaatgctTCAcaagactatcttgaaaatagccaacacacaaaaaaaaaagactgccagCAGGGCagggctcaaagtggtagagcattagagcgtttgttttgttttgttgtgttgagttttgcagtactggggtttgaactcagggcttacaccttgaaccactcaatcagctcttttttgtgttgggtttttttgagatagggtctcgtaaactatttgccttggctggctttgaactgtgatcttcatgatcagctaggattataggtatgaatcaTGGTGCCGGGCTTCCATCAACCattcatttatcatttcattGCTGCTCTTTTAATTACTAAAGCTTTCTGATGTCTTTGTATTTAACAGAATATTCCTGATTTGGCGAGATGGCAGATAAAAGCAGAAAGTgcagatattttaaaagtcagaatCAGGACTGAGCTACCAATCTGGTATTCTTGTATTCCCTTAGGGGTCTCTGCTAACAGATGACTTGGCTATTTATGGGCAGAATCTTAAGTAGTTTGGGGGCTGAGATAGCAGTTCAGTTATAGAGCACTTtgctagcatgggcaaggcccaaggttcaatccccagcactggaaaaaaaaaaaaaaaaaatctgtgtacttcaatgtgtgtttctttttgtaGAATGGTAGTCGAAGAAGAACACCAGGTGGCGTTTTTCTGAATCTCCTGAAAAACACTCCTAGTATCAGTGAAGAACAAATTAAGGTAATGGGTAATGACAGTGACTTGGCTTTTTAAGCTGCATCATAATTTGACTTCCACTCAGCCTGTAGGTTCATTTTCTACTACTTCCATCAGCTGCTGTGCCCTAAAAGGACCTATACTGGCATTGTGTCATTTCAAATAAAACTTGTGCCTTTCAAAGCTTTGCTTCATCTTCCCTTTCTGAGCTACAgtcaagatttatttttataatttatcctGTTCTCTtagcatataattatttttttctgtcttcctaaaaCTTCTTTTTAACAAACATTTTCAAACATCCGAAGTGATAGAAGAATAAGATAAACATCCATATATTCTTCACCTAAGTTTAGCAGTGGTTAATATTTtgacctttttattttatctatacattttttttctgtttcattaaatAGCGTGATCTTTAGCCCAAGTTATTTCAACAAGCTTTTCCCAACGGTAAGGACTATATCCTTTGTATCACAACACCTCTTTTACTTCCatgagtaaaagaaataaagagaaataaaaagaaataaagagaaataaaaagaaataaaaacagtttcTTCTATTTAAAATAGACCTTCCAGTTTTCTGAATATCCTAAGAATTCATGTTAGTCCCTTCTACCTCAAACAGAATCTAATCTAGGTTTCCATATTGCATTAATTATATGATTCTTTTTAGACTTacattttccctcttcatttagACCTTTTAAAAAGTTGGGTAGTTATTTTGTAGTGTTAGGTTGCCTGTTCTAGTGACTGTCTCCTCAGTCTTCATTCCATTCCTCCATCTTCATTTTTTATAAGCTGAAAAGTATTCTTAATCATTTTTCTGTTACAGGGAATGATTTGCATGGATATTGTTCTATAATACGAGTTTTTCACAactcagaatttatttttctttctgcggtactggggcttgaactgagggctgTGTTCTTGCTCCATAGGAGCTCTACCACGCTTCCatccctttgctttgctttaggtaatttttgaataaggtctcgcatctatgcccaggccagcctggacagcggATCCTCCATTTATGTTTCTCTCAtagtttttattggttaagaagGGCCTTGATACCTTTTGCCAGGGCTGATCTGGGACCactgtcctcttgatctctgccgcacgagtagctgggatcacaggcatgagccatcataaCCAGCTTGGTGCTTAGTTAATCTTTTGGACTGTGTCTACTAATGAGCGTACTGATAATATTTTTTGTGAGAAATGGAGGTAATGATTATAAAGGACCTGCATTGTACCAAACATCTAATAAATAGGGTTTGTTTGGTGAGTTAGTTTAACTAAAGTTGTTTTTATTACAGGACATTTTCTACGTTGAAAATCAAaaggaatatgaaaataaaaaagctgcTAGGAAGAGGAGAACACAAttattagggaaaaaaatgaaacaagctATTAAAAGTCTGAATTTTCAAGAGGATGATGATGCATCACGAGAAACTTTTGCAAGTGACACAAACGAGGCACTGGCCTCTCTTGGCGAATCCCAGGAAGGACATGGAGAAGCCAAGTTGGATGCAGAGGATGCCATTGAGGTCGATCATTCTCACGACCTTGATGTATTTTAAGTCCATTTGGGACATTCTGAGGAGTAGGCCTTTCTCAGATGGCATTGTAATAAACCATCTCTACTGagattgctttgttttgctttgcactGATAGACATGAGAATTCGTAGGAGAGAGagctatttctttttcaaataaaaattaatatatgtggGGAGACAATTGTGACTGATAAAAACACTTAAAGATGGCCCGTGTTGACACTATATGTGAAAGTATCTTACACAGGGTTTAATTTCTCAGTCTGTTGCATGTATAAATTATGAGTACTAGTTGATAATCAGTTTTGTCCAGGTCATGATAACACACcattcaaaaacaatttttttttctgatttgtctTTGTGGTGAATTATGCTTTGGTTTCTAAACATTCCATTGAAAGATCCTAATGGCACACATAATCGTTAGACTGTTACAAATGtgctcagatttttttctatagtCTAAAaacttttagactttttttttttgagacaggatctcatgtaGCGTAGGatggcctccagagtgctgggattataggtgtgcatcaccacacctggataCTTTGAGACAGTTTCAAGGATAGAGATTTGTACAAGCCTATACTGAAAGTTTTTCCCACTTGTTTATTGAGAAGCAAATATCAGTAACTTTTCAAAGATATATTGGTTCTTGAGTCTTTTCAGCATAATAACTTGATTATACACTTAAATACTGATGTATCCATACGTATGTATGATCATggacattttcaaattttctagtgGGCCCAATCTGGGACTTTACCTTAAGTTAAGGAAGCTAGGTATTTAAAACATCACATCTGCATGTAGTTTCaaattagtcatttttattaaagaagaaaatgaaagtagtTTACATAAGATGTTCCAAGGGTTAACTCTACAAATATCTTAAGCAAAAATTTTGTATATTAAGTAAAATGTATAGTTCAGTAATTACAAACTGTTCTTTACAATGTACTTAAAGTCTTAGTAGTTCCTAAAAACACAGTCATGGAAATTGAAGTTGgttgctttttatttataaataatgcaaaaataaaattagatttttgGCGGTCCTTAATGAGCTTCaggtgactttatttatttacttagtgttgggtgttgaacccagggcctcctgtgtgctaagcatgtgcttttaccactgagctatatccctgccctaacttttcaaatattcttttataaAGTTGCTATgatcaagggaaaaaaatccgTGAAATTACAAGAGCTGATCCCCATGGTTCAGCCCAGTGTGAAAGTCAAACACGGCTTCAAAACACACTAGAGGCAAGTACActaccatggagctacatccccaaccctatgAGAGATGAGTTTAGAGACACAGCATGTTAGGACAGGAAACAGACGTCCAGAATATTTAAATGTCATGTACACATTGTAAATACTGCCTTTTCTATTGAAAATTACGTTGTCTAGAGGGCATTAGTGCCAAGGCTACTTACTTTGTTTAAGATTGCCCCTTCCAGCCagggtggctcctgcctgtaatcctggctgacATTGGGAGAATCTGTTTGAAgcaaccagggcaaatagctcacaagaccccatatccaaaatggactggagttgtggcttaaggAGTAGAGTGTGTGCCTttgcaagctctgagttcaaaccctagtcccaccgaaaaaaaaaaaaagattacctcTTCACCCATCTTCCCAATTCATCTTCCTCAGTGGTTGTTTCTTTAACATTTGAAATCACAGATTTCCACTGAATCCCACCTTATTGTCAACAGAAACCAACACTTCAATTTTTGAAGTTCTATTACCATTACTCTTCTGTAAACATTTCTGCCTATCCAAGGAGATGTCTGTACCATTGCCACCAAACCAGCATACCTTGCTGTAGTTGTTGTTCAGcctaactttttttgtgtgtgtgtgtgaaactggAGTTTAAACCCAGAGCTTCaggcttgcagagcaggtgctgtactgctttaaccacacctccagtcccattcGCTCTGGGTattttgctggccttgaaccacaatccttcctgtctcagcctcacaAGAAGTTAGGGGACCAGCCTCAGCCATTGGTGCCGGGCTCTCCCATAGTAATTTAAGTGCTCATCCTCATTTGTAGATTTGCTTTATTAAAATGAGCTTTGTAATCTAAAATATTCTGCAACATAACAAATGGTAAGAGAAAATGGGTTGAATTGGTTTGGTTTTAAACATTTGCATTCAGAAAGTGTGGCTTAAGTAATAGATGGTAAAACTAAATGAGATGTATCAAGCATGTTGCATATAGAGGAAAATTAAACAAGGGAAAGCCATGTTAATATGAAGTGCTTATttcaatatttcatccaacattttCCGTATGGGTCAAATTTgcaatatgtatgcatgtattcccatttttaagttgtttgagaatgtttttttctcacaaaggaattaaaaaaaaaaaacaaaacactggggAGAGGGCACAGGGACAAGAAAGCAGTGATTTTGCATGATGAAAAatcattgagaaaaaaaatcctgaaaatagCTGTGAGCGCCATACCCTCAGCTACAAGTGCTAAGGGCTGCTGTGAAGTTAACAAGCCATTGTTACATCAGAGGCAGCATTTCCAGAATGAGACCAGTGAGTTAGATTCTAGTTGAGAATTCTGGGATGGCATCTGGAAAAGATGGTCCTGCCTTGCCTAAACTGGCTGACAAATGCTCGGATGAAAGTGAACATAAACCTGCAAATAAGTGAGGACTTAAGGGTTCTGggattttgtcttgttttcagtattgggaatggaacccagggcctcttgcgtactaggcaagcactagcactgagctacatcctcagcccattttttatcttattttgagactgggtctcgcTATGTTACCCAATGACCTGgaatttgcaatcctcttgcctcctgagtagctgggattacagacatgaactaccACATACAGCAGGTCTGGGGTCTTTTGTTTGCTGATTTGCTCTGTAGTCTGGGAACTACATAGATGAGAACAATAACTTTGTGCTTCTCATTAGCATTTATACAGAAAGCTTTATGTTCTAAAGAGAAGCATATATAATATGTGTGCAGGGAGAAGTCAAAAGTCAAgttaacttgtttttctttttgtggttctggaatttgaactcagtgcttgctagctctaccacttaagccataccttcaACTCTTtagctttaggttattttcagataggatctcactgtcTGGGGCTAGCTTTGGCCCCAAAtcctctacctatgcctcccacagagctgagattacaggtaccCATCATCcccagcttctttgttgagatataggaactggctaactttttgcctggactggacttgaactgtgatcctcccagcctctgcctctgagtagctgagattacatcaGGAGCCACAGCTCCtggcctctttcttttcttccttccttcttcctttcctttcctttcccttcttctgtcttctcctttccttttcctttaaaatgagGTTCTATGGACGTTGTGGTCAAACTGTAAGGGCCTGCATGCTGTGCTTCGATACAGAGAGCCAGCTCTGACTTCACCTTGGTGACTGGGGAGTTAGAGGGCGGGCTATTATCTGAGCCTCAGTGGCACAGCTCTCCCATGCGGCTGCAGTGGTCCTAAGGCCTTAAGACACACGCCACCTCCACCTCTTAGAGTGATGCTAACACAACTCCTGGTCTCCTTCTCGCTTTCCTGCTCTTCAGGTATGATGATATCCATTTGCCACGGTTTTCGTTAAAGCAAGGGATGATCCCAACACGTTATGTTATGCcttggaaagaaaacatgaaattcagGAGTGTGAATCTGAAGGTATTGTCTCATAAATATTCATAACTTTAAAAACTACACTATTTAATATAATCTTTGATTAGGCATTCATAACTATGCAAAAACTATTTTCATGCACTTACACAAACTTGTAAGCAAAAGTTAAGTAGTAGAATACACATAACCCATAATTAAAATAGATATACCAAAGGATTTCAGACCA contains:
- the Phax gene encoding phosphorylated adapter RNA export protein, whose translation is MALEAGDMEDGQLSDSGSDMTVESTDRPPQVPKALGGDGAARAFQSAAPISRYRTVKSVDSSEDSFSDSDEDSCLWKRKRQKCLNPPPKPEPFQFEQSSQKAIVAGGKKVNNIWGAVLQEQNQDAVASELGILGMEGTIDKSRQSETYNYLLAKKLKRESQECTKELDKELDEYMHGDKKAEPREDENGQGHLKRKRPVKERLGCRPEMDYTGRYELTEDDSHEKVADEISFRLQEPKKDLIARVVRIIGNKKAIELLMETAEVEQNGGLFIMNGSRRRTPGGVFLNLLKNTPSISEEQIKDIFYVENQKEYENKKAARKRRTQLLGKKMKQAIKSLNFQEDDDASRETFASDTNEALASLGESQEGHGEAKLDAEDAIEVDHSHDLDVF